The Terracoccus luteus genome includes a region encoding these proteins:
- a CDS encoding nucleoside deaminase: MTDAQQTFIDLAVHLALQNVEEGGKPFGCVVVRDGEVVVQATNHVAQTGDPTAHAEVMALRAAAEQGVTSLEGHDVYVTAYPCPMCLGALYYAQPDRVFFAATREQEGEHYEDGNRLMTLATFYDEYAKPVEERNLAAEQLPVADPAAPFTAWKSRHPDE; encoded by the coding sequence ATGACAGACGCACAGCAGACGTTCATCGACCTCGCCGTCCACCTCGCCCTCCAGAACGTCGAGGAGGGCGGCAAGCCCTTCGGCTGCGTCGTCGTGCGCGACGGCGAGGTCGTCGTCCAGGCGACCAACCACGTCGCCCAGACCGGCGACCCGACCGCCCACGCCGAGGTCATGGCGCTGCGGGCGGCAGCCGAGCAGGGCGTCACGAGCCTCGAGGGCCACGACGTCTACGTCACCGCCTACCCGTGCCCCATGTGCCTCGGCGCGCTCTACTACGCCCAGCCCGACCGGGTCTTCTTCGCCGCCACCCGTGAGCAGGAGGGCGAGCACTACGAGGACGGCAACCGCCTCATGACCCTCGCCACGTTCTACGACGAGTACGCGAAGCCGGTCGAGGAGCGCAACCTCGCCGCCGAGCAGCTGCCGGTGGCCGACCCCGCCGCGCCCTTCACCGCGTGGAAGAGCCGGCACCCCGACGAGTGA
- a CDS encoding 4'-phosphopantetheinyl transferase family protein, whose amino-acid sequence MPPTPPSPTADGVAREVVDGVAVAFATPEPARWRHRLDDLDPVERERLGVLRHPPTAASYATAHLLARDLVAGLTGIRPRDVRVARDCPDCAAPHGRPRLFDHPGLHLSLSRTTSLVVVAATRRGPVGVDVERVDGVAFDGFAEVALHPDERHPPDAGALGPAGRVADAVSWVRKEAALKSLGVGLRVDPASMTTPRAGVPLTVVPRSPTVVVHDVATPVDGHVCALALVAAAARDTDENVSATGELTRRGAGSSTR is encoded by the coding sequence GTGCCACCCACCCCGCCCTCCCCCACCGCCGACGGTGTGGCGCGCGAGGTCGTCGACGGGGTGGCCGTCGCCTTCGCGACGCCCGAGCCCGCCCGCTGGCGGCACCGTCTCGACGACCTCGACCCGGTCGAGCGGGAGCGCCTCGGCGTCCTGCGGCACCCGCCGACCGCTGCCTCCTACGCGACCGCGCACCTGCTGGCCCGTGACCTCGTGGCCGGGCTGACCGGCATCCGGCCCCGTGACGTGCGCGTCGCGCGTGACTGCCCCGACTGCGCCGCACCGCACGGGCGGCCCCGGCTGTTCGACCACCCGGGGCTGCACCTGTCCCTCTCACGCACGACCTCGCTCGTCGTCGTGGCCGCCACACGCCGAGGGCCGGTCGGCGTCGACGTCGAGCGGGTCGACGGCGTGGCCTTCGACGGGTTCGCCGAGGTCGCGCTCCACCCGGACGAGCGACACCCACCGGATGCCGGTGCGCTGGGTCCTGCGGGCAGGGTGGCCGACGCAGTGTCGTGGGTGCGCAAGGAGGCGGCACTCAAGTCGCTCGGCGTGGGGCTGCGCGTCGACCCGGCATCCATGACGACCCCGCGCGCCGGGGTCCCGCTCACGGTCGTGCCGAGGTCACCGACGGTCGTGGTGCACGACGTCGCCACCCCGGTCGACGGGCACGTCTGCGCCCTCGCCCTCGTCGCGGCCGCCGCTCGCGACACGGACGAGAACGTCTCTGCGACAGGCGAGCTCACTCGTCGGGGTGCCGGCTCTTCCACGCGGTGA
- a CDS encoding STAS domain-containing protein: protein MPDRATRTPTGHSTDRPTPLDGSDERVGGRRPVHPTMTTVLDDGPPRLLHVRGRVDGATASTLGEQIDEASRRGFYRLHLDLTGVDELADEAVAALRRAHRHHAAHSTELSVLTAAGTEVDEVVAAAGLPRTPVSVAG from the coding sequence ATGCCCGACCGCGCCACCCGCACACCCACCGGCCACTCCACCGACCGCCCCACCCCACTCGACGGCTCCGACGAGCGGGTCGGTGGCCGACGGCCGGTTCACCCGACGATGACGACCGTGCTCGACGACGGTCCGCCGCGACTGCTGCACGTCAGGGGTCGCGTGGACGGCGCGACGGCCTCCACGCTGGGTGAGCAGATCGACGAGGCGTCGCGACGCGGGTTCTACCGACTGCACCTCGACCTCACCGGTGTCGACGAGCTCGCTGACGAGGCCGTCGCTGCGCTGAGGCGGGCGCATCGCCATCATGCGGCCCACAGCACCGAGCTGTCCGTGCTGACGGCCGCGGGCACCGAGGTGGACGAGGTCGTGGCGGCCGCCGGTCTGCCCCGCACCCCGGTGAGCGTCGCCGGATGA
- a CDS encoding M1 family metallopeptidase, producing MSATPADPYVPTRGDASYGVEHYDLDLDYRVSTNRLAGRARLDVVAHEPVRRLRVDLVHLRATKVTVGRTAVKWAQRGPHLTVTLPQALAVGERAEVTVTYSGNPRPVRSSWGEVGWEELDDGVLVASQPTGAPTWFPCNDHPRDKATYRIAFECDSPYAVAVTGTLVEQRVRGSRTRHVFEQRHPMATYLATVHVGQYEQVVLADGPVRQVLVAPVPLRAQVTTELSRQPRMMELFTRLFGPYPFDDYTVVVTADELEIPLEAQGMATFGPNYLSGRRTHERLVAHELAHQWFGNSLTVKAWRDIWLNEGFACYAEWLWSEASGSQTANALASQHWRRLSLLPQDLVLADPGPATMFDDRVYKRGALALHALRAHLGDPTFFEVVATWVAANRYGSVSTADFLDHVDDLDADGDAVPLLDAWLWQTPLPALPRI from the coding sequence GTGTCCGCCACCCCCGCCGACCCCTACGTCCCGACGAGGGGCGACGCGTCGTACGGCGTGGAGCACTACGACCTCGACCTCGACTACCGCGTGTCGACCAACCGGCTCGCCGGGCGCGCGCGGCTCGACGTCGTGGCGCACGAGCCGGTGCGGCGCCTGCGGGTCGACCTCGTGCACCTGCGCGCGACGAAGGTGACGGTCGGGCGCACGGCGGTGAAGTGGGCCCAGCGCGGCCCGCACCTGACCGTCACACTGCCCCAGGCGCTGGCGGTGGGGGAGCGGGCGGAGGTCACCGTCACCTACTCCGGCAACCCTCGCCCGGTGCGCTCGAGCTGGGGCGAGGTCGGCTGGGAGGAGCTCGACGACGGCGTGCTCGTGGCCAGCCAGCCGACGGGCGCCCCGACCTGGTTCCCGTGCAACGACCACCCGCGGGACAAGGCGACCTACCGCATCGCCTTCGAGTGCGACTCTCCCTACGCCGTCGCGGTGACCGGCACGCTCGTCGAGCAGCGGGTGCGCGGCTCGCGCACCCGGCACGTCTTCGAGCAGCGCCACCCGATGGCCACCTACCTCGCCACGGTCCACGTCGGGCAGTACGAGCAGGTCGTGCTGGCGGACGGCCCGGTGCGCCAGGTGCTCGTCGCGCCGGTGCCGCTGCGTGCGCAGGTCACGACGGAGCTGTCGCGCCAGCCGCGGATGATGGAGCTGTTCACCCGGCTCTTCGGGCCCTACCCCTTCGACGACTACACCGTCGTCGTCACCGCCGACGAGCTCGAGATCCCCCTCGAGGCCCAGGGCATGGCGACGTTCGGCCCGAACTACCTCAGCGGTCGGCGCACCCACGAGCGGCTCGTCGCGCACGAGCTGGCCCACCAGTGGTTCGGCAACAGCCTGACGGTGAAGGCGTGGCGCGACATCTGGCTCAACGAGGGGTTCGCCTGCTACGCGGAGTGGCTGTGGTCGGAGGCGTCGGGCAGCCAGACCGCGAACGCCCTCGCGTCGCAGCACTGGCGCCGGCTCTCGCTGCTGCCGCAGGACCTGGTGCTCGCCGACCCGGGCCCGGCGACGATGTTCGACGACCGGGTCTACAAGCGGGGCGCGCTCGCCCTGCACGCGCTGCGCGCCCACCTCGGCGACCCGACCTTCTTCGAGGTCGTCGCGACGTGGGTGGCCGCCAACCGCTACGGCTCGGTCTCGACCGCCGACTTCCTCGACCACGTCGACGACCTCGACGCCGACGGGGACGCCGTGCCGCTGCTCGACGCCTGGCTCTGGCAGACGCCGCTCCCGGCGCTGCCCCGCATCTGA